One genomic segment of Kordiimonas sp. SCSIO 12603 includes these proteins:
- a CDS encoding TadE/TadG family type IV pilus assembly protein: MSHIRNFLKRLKSDEEGSVLTELALSVPLYLTLFIGIVEAGHYLLLNLKAQHTVVAIADLVTRDEEISEATMQDIFSAVPQIIAPYNDPTDVVAIVSSVSQTSTVPASIFWQRIGGGGLAESSMFGAEGDPANLPDAFTMRDNETIIATEIFYSYEPIMFDFLPSRTIRKVSYFRPRLGALQEITS; the protein is encoded by the coding sequence ATGAGCCATATTAGAAACTTTCTAAAGCGCTTAAAAAGCGATGAGGAAGGAAGTGTATTAACAGAACTGGCGCTTTCCGTACCGCTTTATTTAACGCTTTTCATTGGCATCGTTGAAGCTGGCCATTACCTGCTGTTGAATCTGAAAGCCCAACATACGGTCGTTGCAATAGCAGACCTGGTAACGCGGGATGAAGAAATTTCGGAAGCAACAATGCAGGATATTTTTTCCGCCGTACCTCAAATTATCGCTCCCTACAACGACCCCACTGATGTTGTGGCAATTGTTAGCTCCGTCAGCCAAACAAGCACCGTTCCTGCAAGCATTTTCTGGCAACGCATTGGGGGTGGCGGCTTAGCAGAAAGCAGCATGTTTGGTGCAGAAGGTGATCCGGCAAATTTACCAGATGCATTTACTATGCGAGATAATGAAACCATCATCGCGACGGAAATTTTCTATTCCTACGAACCCATCATGTTTGATTTTTTGCCATCTCGTACAATCCGGAAAGTGTCTTATTTCCGGCCGCGCCTTGGCGCTTTGCAGGAAATCACCAGTTGA
- a CDS encoding TadE/TadG family type IV pilus assembly protein — MSFLSHIWSFKKRLQQDEEGAIVVETAIGLPVLLTTMIGVLEIAHYFFVAAAIENAVLQASRFGITGSNEEGTTREQQVRDIIREQTFGQVNMDTVNIETLVYENFADIGEPEPFIDDNASGSYDEGEDYTDVNGNGQWDADMAISGLGGGGDIVLYRVNYDISSLTGFADWAYRNVSVSATVAVRNEPY; from the coding sequence ATGTCGTTCTTGTCTCACATATGGTCCTTTAAAAAACGCCTTCAGCAAGATGAAGAAGGTGCCATTGTTGTGGAAACCGCGATTGGCCTTCCGGTGCTGCTTACCACCATGATTGGCGTGCTGGAAATTGCCCATTATTTCTTCGTAGCGGCAGCGATTGAAAATGCCGTTCTGCAAGCATCTCGGTTCGGTATTACCGGTTCTAATGAAGAAGGCACCACCCGCGAACAACAGGTGCGCGATATCATCCGCGAGCAAACATTTGGCCAGGTAAATATGGATACAGTGAATATCGAAACACTGGTCTATGAAAATTTTGCAGATATCGGCGAACCAGAACCTTTTATCGATGACAATGCCAGCGGCAGTTATGATGAAGGTGAAGATTACACTGATGTAAACGGCAATGGCCAGTGGGACGCCGATATGGCTATATCCGGCCTTGGCGGCGGTGGGGACATTGTTCTTTACCGCGTAAACTATGATATCAGCAGCCTTACGGGCTTTGCTGATTGGGCCTATCGGAACGTTTCCGTTTCAGCAACAGTGGCGGTGCGCAATGAGCCATATTAG
- a CDS encoding pilus assembly protein TadG-related protein, producing the protein MMKKNHTYKLSTCLGRKLMNFAKNLWQDDRGSLMPAVATSILVLTSAAGLTVDGARMFYVKDVLQKSLDSAGLAAGHALDINDMESDAQEFFDANIAAIGDVVKSSEMVINFSNDNKLITLTATASVDTYFSRIFGVNEVTVSADTEITRETRGMELVIVMDNTGSMRNNGKIDAAKEAAELLVEAVYGENDTNNNLWVGVVPYVAHVNVGDGHESWLSEAGLQKIDNGEYRTTEWSGCLFARDDGEDLTDTPPSIEPFEPWFWPDEPAYNSYYRPNNWIHNGVVSIYEANSRSLAKGPNRGCGQEILPLVASKTKVLDAIEEMEPWSFGGTATPTGLAWGWRVISPRWQGLWGGDTPSNLPLAHDAAFMDKVIVILTDGKNEFISRISQLGGSDYTAYGTIQDMGHSSIYDARDDVDDRFDEICTNIKDDDILIYGITFGSTPDSSTRSAFEACATNPGFYFHAPNNDELQDVFDKIGRQLSNLRLSK; encoded by the coding sequence ATGATGAAAAAGAACCATACGTATAAACTCTCCACTTGCTTAGGCCGCAAGTTGATGAATTTCGCAAAGAACCTATGGCAGGATGACCGAGGCAGTCTTATGCCTGCTGTTGCCACCAGTATATTGGTGCTAACAAGCGCAGCCGGGCTAACCGTAGACGGTGCACGCATGTTCTATGTGAAGGATGTTTTACAGAAATCACTTGATAGCGCTGGTCTGGCCGCAGGTCATGCTCTTGATATCAATGATATGGAATCTGATGCGCAGGAATTTTTCGATGCAAATATTGCTGCCATCGGTGACGTGGTCAAATCCAGCGAAATGGTTATCAACTTCAGCAATGATAACAAGCTTATTACACTAACAGCTACAGCATCGGTGGATACATATTTCAGCCGTATCTTCGGTGTGAATGAAGTGACCGTTTCGGCCGATACCGAAATCACCCGCGAAACCCGCGGCATGGAACTTGTTATTGTAATGGATAATACAGGCTCAATGCGCAATAACGGCAAGATTGATGCAGCGAAAGAAGCAGCCGAACTTCTGGTGGAAGCCGTGTACGGCGAAAATGATACCAACAACAATCTTTGGGTTGGGGTCGTACCTTATGTAGCTCATGTGAATGTTGGTGACGGGCATGAAAGCTGGCTTTCAGAAGCTGGCCTTCAGAAAATTGATAATGGCGAATACAGAACAACTGAATGGTCGGGCTGCCTGTTTGCGCGGGACGACGGTGAAGATCTTACAGATACTCCACCCAGCATAGAACCATTTGAGCCCTGGTTCTGGCCAGATGAACCCGCTTACAACTCATACTACAGGCCCAATAACTGGATTCATAACGGTGTCGTATCAATTTACGAAGCAAATAGCCGTTCATTGGCCAAGGGTCCTAACCGCGGCTGCGGCCAAGAAATATTACCCCTCGTTGCCAGCAAAACCAAAGTGTTGGATGCAATTGAGGAAATGGAACCCTGGAGCTTTGGCGGGACCGCTACACCCACAGGTCTCGCTTGGGGTTGGCGTGTTATCAGCCCTCGCTGGCAAGGCCTGTGGGGCGGTGACACGCCAAGTAACCTGCCGCTTGCCCATGATGCCGCTTTCATGGACAAAGTGATCGTCATCCTAACCGATGGTAAAAATGAGTTTATCTCTCGTATCAGCCAACTTGGTGGGTCTGATTACACTGCATACGGCACTATTCAGGATATGGGCCACAGCTCCATCTATGATGCCCGCGATGATGTGGATGATCGGTTTGATGAAATCTGCACAAACATCAAAGACGATGACATTTTAATTTACGGGATCACTTTTGGAAGCACCCCAGATTCTTCCACACGCTCCGCGTTTGAAGCGTGCGCAACTAACCCCGGCTTTTATTTTCACGCACCCAATAATGACGAACTTCAGGATGTGTTTGATAAAATTGGTCGCCAGCTTTCAAATCTCAGGCTTTCAAAATAA
- a CDS encoding alpha/beta fold hydrolase has protein sequence MSNDKLPTQEMLDFAKANRREPPKDTVFDYFKSTDGEQIRFARFPASNVLDIKGTVIFIPGRTEFIEKFVEDVHIFNALGFACAAMDLRGQGMSYRPHPDREKHFVRSFDPHLEDLKTFFDKVLTNKMEKPYILMGHSAGSHVILRFLKEHPGYADAAITVAPMVKVNGGGVPDFILSGLPWVMRHLGLGGSYIPGHTAFKTGRWGWRKKLTHDDDRFEDEDYFIHNKDRRLAVGGATHKWLWEAVKSTKKLNALGYAEAIDTPVLMLQAGEDQIVDNDAQDKLVARMPNARLVKVEGAMHEILKETDDHRADVWNAIREFMSLRERPEF, from the coding sequence GTGAGTAACGACAAGCTACCAACACAAGAGATGTTGGATTTTGCGAAGGCTAACCGGAGAGAGCCACCTAAAGATACGGTGTTTGACTATTTCAAGTCCACCGATGGAGAACAAATCCGGTTCGCCAGATTTCCTGCCAGTAATGTGCTTGATATTAAAGGTACAGTTATCTTTATTCCGGGCCGTACGGAATTTATCGAAAAATTCGTAGAGGATGTTCATATCTTCAATGCGCTGGGTTTTGCCTGTGCGGCAATGGATTTGCGGGGGCAAGGTATGTCTTACCGTCCGCACCCAGACCGTGAAAAGCATTTTGTTCGCAGCTTTGATCCTCATCTTGAAGATTTGAAGACCTTTTTTGATAAGGTGCTGACCAACAAGATGGAAAAGCCATATATTCTGATGGGCCACTCGGCGGGATCGCATGTCATTCTCCGGTTCTTGAAAGAACATCCGGGATATGCGGATGCGGCTATCACGGTTGCGCCGATGGTGAAGGTTAATGGCGGTGGTGTACCAGATTTTATATTAAGTGGCTTACCGTGGGTTATGCGCCATCTAGGGCTTGGCGGAAGTTATATCCCGGGTCATACAGCCTTTAAAACAGGCCGTTGGGGCTGGCGTAAAAAGCTTACCCATGATGATGACCGGTTCGAAGATGAAGATTACTTTATCCATAATAAAGATCGTCGTTTAGCAGTAGGCGGTGCCACTCATAAATGGCTGTGGGAAGCTGTGAAATCTACCAAAAAGCTAAATGCGCTTGGTTATGCTGAAGCTATTGATACACCAGTGTTGATGCTTCAGGCCGGGGAAGATCAAATTGTGGATAATGATGCCCAAGATAAATTGGTTGCGCGTATGCCAAATGCCCGTTTGGTGAAGGTAGAAGGCGCCATGCATGAAATCCTGAAAGAAACCGATGATCATCGAGCTGATGTCTGGAATGCTATCAGAGAATTTATGAGCCTAAGAGAGCGACCTGAGTTTTAA
- a CDS encoding TetR/AcrR family transcriptional regulator → MGRPAKFNRDDAIAIALDAFWEQGYEPTSVSELSSRMSITRSSFYNSFVSREALFSEVLALYGKQSCDRFMSDLKEGDPILPAFRKVFENLIDARMDDEDAKGCLVTNGMANNENSCEVAHVFRDIMGTRVDRYTELLEHAIDSGELTGVDNPRTTAATFVSQMVGINMMSKVIRDRQQLYAMAETILKGLGLAETPASIDAQNVA, encoded by the coding sequence ATGGGAAGACCTGCAAAATTTAATCGAGATGATGCAATAGCAATTGCGCTCGACGCTTTCTGGGAACAGGGGTATGAACCTACGTCCGTAAGCGAGCTCTCTTCGCGTATGTCTATCACTCGGTCCAGTTTCTATAACAGTTTCGTTTCACGCGAAGCACTGTTCAGTGAAGTTCTTGCTTTGTATGGCAAACAGTCTTGCGATCGTTTCATGAGTGACTTGAAAGAAGGCGATCCTATTCTGCCTGCGTTCAGAAAAGTTTTTGAAAACTTGATTGATGCAAGAATGGATGATGAAGACGCCAAAGGCTGTCTTGTTACAAATGGCATGGCCAACAATGAAAACAGCTGTGAAGTAGCGCATGTTTTCCGGGATATTATGGGAACCCGTGTTGACCGCTATACAGAACTTCTTGAGCACGCCATAGATAGCGGTGAACTAACAGGGGTAGATAATCCCCGCACCACCGCAGCAACTTTTGTATCCCAGATGGTCGGCATCAATATGATGAGTAAAGTAATCCGTGATCGGCAACAGCTGTATGCTATGGCGGAGACAATTTTAAAAGGCCTTGGCCTTGCCGAAACACCGGCGAGCATTGATGCGCAAAACGTCGCCTGA
- the hisN gene encoding histidinol-phosphatase yields the protein MSYIQPTTLPETLSGVSVETLKQFACELADAAAEVTLKYFRQKVDIDNKLGDNGFDPVTEADQGAERAIRALIDERFPDHSIHGEEYGIKKTDSPFEWVLDPVDGTRAFISGLPTWGTLIALKHEGVPVIGILDQPYIKERYLGWTEGATLNGEAISTRSCASLSDATISTTDPDLFKDDERTIFNAILNQSKLIRYGMDCYAYGIVAAGFMDLVIESGLKPYDMMALIPIVRGAGGSATNWQGQAPGDCGKLLVVGDKGLLKAALHTINE from the coding sequence ATGAGCTATATCCAACCAACTACTCTTCCAGAGACCCTGAGCGGCGTTTCAGTAGAAACTCTGAAACAGTTTGCCTGTGAACTGGCAGATGCAGCAGCCGAAGTGACACTTAAGTACTTCAGGCAGAAAGTGGATATTGATAATAAACTGGGTGATAACGGTTTTGACCCCGTAACAGAGGCGGACCAAGGTGCCGAGCGAGCCATCAGAGCCCTGATTGATGAACGCTTTCCTGATCACAGCATTCACGGGGAAGAATACGGCATAAAGAAAACAGACAGCCCATTTGAATGGGTTCTGGACCCAGTTGATGGCACTCGCGCTTTTATCTCGGGCTTACCAACATGGGGAACTCTTATTGCCCTGAAGCATGAAGGTGTACCTGTGATTGGTATTCTGGATCAGCCTTACATCAAAGAACGCTATCTCGGGTGGACAGAAGGAGCAACTCTAAATGGAGAGGCTATTTCAACACGGTCATGCGCCTCGTTATCAGATGCAACTATTTCTACAACCGATCCTGATCTATTCAAAGATGACGAACGTACGATCTTTAACGCGATTTTGAACCAGAGCAAACTTATAAGGTATGGCATGGATTGCTACGCTTATGGTATTGTCGCTGCGGGGTTTATGGATCTCGTTATAGAAAGTGGCTTGAAACCTTATGACATGATGGCACTGATTCCGATTGTACGCGGAGCCGGAGGCAGTGCAACAAATTGGCAAGGTCAAGCTCCTGGGGATTGCGGGAAATTACTTGTGGTGGGTGACAAAGGTCTCCTTAAAGCCGCACTACACACCATAAATGAGTAA
- a CDS encoding FAD-binding oxidoreductase, with amino-acid sequence MLDTEFLVIGGGIAGAGVAYFLAPHAKVMLLDMEAQAGYHTTGRSAAFYAETYGGPLLQPLTTASKAFLLSPPVEVSEIPVLTQMGAIHVMKEEQRSAAENLLEEMKELPGVRELSVNEVLERAPHLDKTQFTAGVNDPECGNLDVATLHQGYLRAAKKMGLEVRLEDGFESAEFKEDHWLVKTRKGQITARTLINASGAWADDVAIKAHVQPLKLKPLRRTIVTIPSPEGLPFEKNSPVVIDVEESFYFKPEGAGYLVSPADETLSPACDAQPELEDIAMAVEHFQNATGSTVEKIEAKWAGLRTFAKDKAPVIGYDENQPNFFWNVGQGGYGIQTSPAWSELAANLAMGNAVPEHLRKHGVKAEPYRPARLLD; translated from the coding sequence ATGTTGGATACTGAATTTTTAGTTATTGGTGGTGGAATTGCGGGAGCGGGAGTTGCCTATTTCCTGGCGCCACATGCAAAGGTTATGCTTCTGGATATGGAAGCACAAGCCGGCTACCACACAACAGGTAGGTCCGCAGCTTTTTACGCAGAAACATATGGTGGCCCACTGCTTCAACCATTAACAACGGCCTCAAAAGCATTTCTGTTGTCTCCGCCTGTGGAGGTATCTGAAATCCCGGTCCTTACCCAGATGGGGGCTATCCATGTGATGAAAGAGGAACAGCGTAGCGCAGCAGAAAACCTTCTGGAAGAAATGAAGGAACTACCGGGAGTAAGAGAACTATCAGTAAATGAGGTTCTTGAGCGCGCACCGCATCTCGATAAAACTCAGTTTACCGCCGGGGTGAATGATCCTGAGTGCGGGAACCTTGATGTAGCAACATTGCATCAGGGCTATTTACGTGCCGCAAAAAAAATGGGTTTAGAAGTTCGTCTGGAAGACGGCTTTGAGAGTGCTGAATTTAAAGAGGATCACTGGTTGGTAAAAACCCGAAAAGGGCAAATAACAGCCAGGACACTTATTAATGCGTCAGGTGCCTGGGCAGATGATGTTGCTATAAAAGCGCACGTTCAGCCACTTAAGCTTAAACCGCTGCGCCGTACCATTGTAACAATACCAAGCCCTGAAGGGTTGCCATTTGAGAAAAATAGCCCGGTTGTGATTGATGTGGAGGAAAGCTTCTATTTCAAACCTGAAGGTGCAGGTTATCTTGTGTCTCCGGCGGATGAAACATTAAGCCCCGCATGCGATGCACAGCCAGAACTTGAAGATATTGCGATGGCTGTGGAGCATTTTCAGAATGCAACAGGCAGTACGGTTGAGAAGATTGAAGCGAAATGGGCAGGGCTTAGAACTTTTGCAAAAGATAAAGCGCCCGTTATCGGATATGATGAAAATCAGCCAAATTTCTTCTGGAATGTTGGGCAGGGTGGATACGGTATTCAAACGTCCCCTGCATGGTCAGAGCTTGCCGCTAATCTGGCAATGGGTAATGCTGTGCCAGAGCATCTTAGAAAGCATGGTGTGAAGGCCGAACCATATCGTCCGGCCCGTTTGCTTGATTAA
- a CDS encoding GlsB/YeaQ/YmgE family stress response membrane protein: protein MIYSILIGALVGFIAGKILRGEGMGAFWNILIGIAGGVIGKFLFGIIGFHVNGLIADIIAGTAGAVLLMLMFDIGVKKRRSRD, encoded by the coding sequence ATGATCTATTCAATTCTTATTGGTGCACTTGTTGGTTTCATCGCAGGTAAAATCCTGCGCGGCGAAGGCATGGGGGCCTTCTGGAACATTCTAATCGGTATCGCAGGCGGCGTTATAGGTAAGTTCCTGTTTGGTATTATCGGCTTCCATGTAAATGGTCTGATAGCTGATATTATTGCAGGCACAGCGGGTGCCGTTCTTCTCATGCTTATGTTTGATATTGGCGTAAAGAAACGCCGTAGCAGAGACTAG
- a CDS encoding YqaE/Pmp3 family membrane protein yields the protein MRLLLAIIFPPLVFFTIWRPIQGIFCALLWLTVIGWPVAAIWAVYSLSQYRNDELRREMDYDRARYGRYDRYSRY from the coding sequence ATGCGCCTTTTGTTGGCGATCATTTTCCCGCCGTTGGTTTTCTTTACAATCTGGCGGCCCATTCAAGGAATTTTCTGTGCACTTTTATGGCTAACCGTTATCGGGTGGCCCGTAGCAGCCATTTGGGCGGTATATTCCCTTAGCCAATACAGAAATGATGAGTTGCGTCGTGAAATGGATTATGACAGAGCTCGTTATGGACGCTATGATAGATATAGTCGTTACTAA
- a CDS encoding methyl-accepting chemotaxis protein, whose product MTNFLRNFKVNVRIWTLTGLAFLGMLFIVFEFNTLIEELRSGTVSDAQFEDDEFMVYVWTAVFMALILFLSWSITNSVMKPLRRLQQELEILSNGNYETAVSDLNHRDGIAAMARAAEHLREGALETEKLREEAEEARLARENEEREQERRRIEEESRQREEEIQRQQQMQDERTRMQSEMADSFESEVSSVIQSLSSSVAELQMAADTMTDAIEQTSVEVNSAAGATNATGQDMVSVAEATEGLTGAIGEIRTQVEQANTITTNAMNVAKDAEGRVTSLTAASDRISEVVHLINDIAEQTNLLALNATIEAARAGEAGKGFAVVASEVKNLANQTASATQEIEEQVSAMQSATHQTVDAVKTIHKTIDQVSEISGMIAAAVVEQEASTGEISRSVQNASQGTANLSHNVGRVQEMAERSSGAAKVVNESSGGLTEQTSVLEQSVNRFLQRLHG is encoded by the coding sequence GTGACCAACTTCTTGCGTAACTTTAAAGTTAATGTACGTATCTGGACATTAACTGGCCTAGCCTTTCTAGGCATGCTGTTTATTGTTTTTGAGTTTAATACGCTTATCGAAGAATTGCGCAGCGGTACTGTGAGCGATGCCCAGTTCGAAGACGATGAGTTTATGGTCTATGTTTGGACCGCTGTTTTCATGGCACTTATTCTGTTTTTGTCATGGTCTATCACTAACAGTGTGATGAAACCTCTTCGGCGTTTGCAGCAAGAGCTCGAAATTCTTTCCAATGGTAATTATGAAACAGCTGTTTCTGACCTGAACCATAGAGATGGTATCGCCGCCATGGCGCGTGCGGCAGAGCATCTCCGTGAAGGTGCTCTGGAAACCGAAAAGTTACGTGAAGAGGCTGAAGAAGCCCGCCTTGCTCGAGAAAACGAAGAGCGTGAACAGGAGCGTCGCCGTATTGAGGAAGAAAGCCGTCAGCGTGAAGAAGAAATCCAGCGCCAACAGCAGATGCAGGATGAACGCACCCGTATGCAATCGGAAATGGCTGATAGCTTTGAAAGTGAAGTGTCTAGCGTTATTCAGTCTCTTTCAAGTTCAGTTGCTGAACTGCAGATGGCTGCGGATACTATGACAGATGCGATTGAGCAAACTAGCGTAGAAGTGAACTCGGCTGCAGGCGCAACGAATGCGACTGGACAGGATATGGTTTCCGTTGCCGAGGCTACAGAAGGCCTTACAGGCGCCATTGGTGAAATTCGTACGCAGGTAGAGCAGGCGAATACTATTACCACTAATGCAATGAATGTGGCGAAGGACGCCGAGGGCCGAGTTACGTCTCTGACCGCTGCTTCTGACCGCATTTCAGAGGTGGTGCACCTTATTAACGATATTGCCGAGCAAACTAACCTGCTGGCACTGAACGCGACGATTGAAGCAGCGCGTGCCGGTGAGGCAGGTAAAGGTTTCGCGGTTGTGGCTTCTGAGGTGAAAAACCTTGCGAACCAAACGGCAAGTGCAACGCAGGAAATTGAAGAGCAGGTAAGTGCGATGCAGTCAGCCACGCACCAGACAGTGGACGCGGTGAAAACTATCCATAAAACCATTGACCAGGTGAGTGAGATTTCGGGCATGATTGCTGCCGCGGTTGTAGAGCAGGAAGCCTCTACGGGTGAAATTAGCCGCAGCGTTCAAAACGCAAGTCAGGGCACCGCTAACCTGAGCCATAACGTAGGCCGCGTGCAGGAAATGGCCGAACGTAGTTCTGGCGCTGCAAAAGTGGTGAATGAAAGTTCCGGTGGCCTTACCGAGCAAACAAGCGTGCTTGAACAATCAGTAAACCGTTTCTTACAGCGGCTTCATGGTTAA
- a CDS encoding methyl-accepting chemotaxis protein: MAFKFSNISLRWRIGAIVLTASVGFLIIAATVFVTSRERNAVDQVALKLERMTGEANTLNLAVLKMRQHEKDFLLNRDMGFVTAYKSELRMALALESSLQSEIGDAETKQELQFIRQAITSHGRRFEALVKTMQQLGLTENEGLEGALRSSVHNAEAQLKAYSADALTVKMLMMRRHEKDFIMRKADKYIGRHATRLAEFEALLPASTVPEGERSALMELMKTYHSTFKDFADITLNREATVTDLAALFEPVPELLDGVVQYLEFSASEAEAERTRVQDGAEQLIVIAITLTTIIAALFSIFVGFSISRPMERVRLSVQNIAGGALDTDVPCVSQTNSIGALARAVDEMREAIKAGEIIKAKAAEREREEGRRREEEIRRQAEMERRQQEREATEAVRRMEAAQKIDGLIENFRRDSNAMSTVLVRSVEALQATASRMAEIAEDATKSSYHVQNTTEETADSVRVVSSVTDEVSQAISDMNAQVKSASDTSANTVNRTEEGSEAIRRLEENSGKIGEILNLIDDIADQTNLLALNATIEAARAGDAGKGFAVVASEVKNLAGQTASATGEIATQIENMRAATEQAVKANKETVDGITALNQTLVSISGAVAQQDASTHTVQANVETAARSTEDVSREILNVVSRSSETSAEANSVMQAAEDMSGAAEKLTVLISSFLDNVQQVKGMLGNDVTHPPEIMLKSA, translated from the coding sequence ATGGCATTCAAGTTTTCTAATATCTCCCTGCGGTGGAGAATTGGGGCAATTGTTCTCACGGCGTCTGTGGGTTTCCTTATCATTGCGGCAACGGTTTTTGTTACCAGTCGCGAACGAAACGCGGTCGATCAGGTAGCTCTGAAGCTAGAGCGGATGACCGGAGAAGCAAATACGCTTAACCTCGCGGTTCTGAAAATGCGTCAGCACGAGAAAGATTTTCTCCTAAATCGGGATATGGGGTTTGTAACGGCTTATAAGTCGGAACTTCGGATGGCTCTGGCGCTGGAAAGTAGCCTGCAGAGTGAAATTGGTGATGCTGAAACCAAACAGGAACTCCAATTTATTCGGCAAGCTATAACCTCCCACGGCAGGCGCTTCGAAGCGCTTGTCAAAACCATGCAGCAGTTAGGCCTAACGGAAAACGAAGGGCTTGAAGGGGCACTTCGTTCTTCTGTGCATAATGCTGAAGCGCAGCTCAAAGCCTACAGTGCTGATGCTCTTACGGTAAAAATGCTGATGATGCGCCGCCATGAGAAAGATTTCATCATGCGGAAGGCAGATAAATATATTGGCCGTCATGCAACGAGGCTTGCGGAGTTCGAAGCATTATTACCAGCCTCCACGGTCCCCGAGGGCGAGCGCAGTGCTTTGATGGAACTGATGAAGACTTATCACAGTACCTTTAAAGATTTCGCAGATATCACCCTTAATCGGGAGGCTACTGTTACCGATCTTGCGGCATTATTTGAACCAGTGCCGGAACTGCTGGACGGTGTGGTGCAATACCTTGAGTTTTCCGCAAGTGAGGCAGAGGCTGAACGTACCCGGGTGCAAGATGGTGCTGAACAGCTTATTGTTATTGCCATCACCCTCACCACAATCATTGCGGCGCTGTTCAGTATTTTCGTGGGCTTTTCCATTAGTCGCCCCATGGAGCGTGTGCGCCTGAGTGTACAAAATATCGCAGGCGGCGCGCTTGATACTGATGTGCCGTGCGTAAGCCAAACCAATTCCATCGGTGCTCTTGCACGCGCTGTGGATGAAATGCGTGAAGCGATTAAAGCAGGGGAAATTATTAAAGCCAAAGCTGCCGAGCGAGAACGAGAAGAAGGTCGCAGGCGCGAGGAAGAAATCCGCCGCCAGGCAGAGATGGAACGCAGGCAACAGGAACGTGAAGCAACAGAGGCCGTGCGCCGCATGGAAGCTGCACAGAAAATTGATGGTCTGATTGAAAACTTCAGACGCGATAGCAATGCTATGAGCACTGTGCTTGTGCGGTCTGTAGAGGCGCTTCAGGCTACAGCAAGCCGCATGGCCGAAATTGCTGAAGATGCTACAAAAAGCTCATACCACGTACAAAATACAACAGAAGAAACGGCTGATAGCGTGCGGGTGGTTTCCAGCGTTACCGATGAAGTTTCCCAAGCTATCAGCGATATGAATGCGCAGGTAAAATCAGCGAGTGATACATCCGCAAATACAGTAAATCGCACCGAAGAGGGCAGCGAGGCTATTCGGAGACTTGAAGAAAATTCAGGCAAGATTGGTGAAATCCTTAACCTTATTGATGATATTGCCGATCAAACCAACCTTCTGGCGCTGAATGCTACCATTGAAGCCGCGCGTGCGGGTGATGCGGGTAAAGGTTTTGCTGTTGTTGCCTCAGAAGTGAAAAACCTTGCAGGTCAAACAGCAAGCGCAACCGGGGAAATCGCAACCCAAATTGAAAATATGCGTGCTGCAACCGAGCAGGCGGTAAAGGCCAATAAGGAAACGGTGGACGGGATTACGGCTCTGAACCAGACACTGGTTTCTATCTCTGGCGCGGTGGCCCAGCAGGATGCATCCACCCACACGGTGCAGGCAAATGTAGAAACTGCAGCTCGAAGTACAGAAGATGTAAGTCGGGAGATTTTGAATGTGGTTTCCCGTTCTTCTGAAACCAGTGCAGAGGCCAACAGCGTAATGCAGGCTGCTGAGGATATGAGCGGTGCTGCAGAAAAGCTCACGGTTTTGATCAGTTCCTTCCTTGATAATGTACAGCAGGTAAAAGGCATGCTCGGGAATGACGTTACGCATCCGCCAGAAATCATGCTTAAAAGTGCATAG